The following coding sequences are from one Gossypium raimondii isolate GPD5lz chromosome 4, ASM2569854v1, whole genome shotgun sequence window:
- the LOC105780516 gene encoding probable zinc metalloprotease EGY2, chloroplastic: MNLAASFRGNFGVLSQCSSCCDLRFQPLLSSSSFAKSQRCRLRSLKFSRVPRFFRKREMFCRVTETETGPDSNNDEEEDKHESGEKPATTDSVEEKDSQIDLQPINVQQINNNDAETTAQGAVQEDDAIEVTSGSPLPGVKPQQLDESMRIPKETIDILKDQVFAFDTFFVTSQEPYEGGVLFKGNLRGQAARSYEKISTRMQNKFDDEYKLFLLINPEDDKPVAVVVPKTTLQPETTAVPEWLAAGAFGLVTVFTLLLRNVPALQSNLLSTFDNLNLLSNGLPGAFFTALLLGVHELGHILVAKSTGVKLGVPFFVPSWQIGSFGAITRIKNIVPNREDLLKVAAAGPLAGFSLGFVLFLLGFILPPSDGIGVVVDASVFHESFLAGGVAKLLLGDVLKEGTPISVNPLVIWAWAGLLINAINSIPAGELDGGRISFAIWGRKASARFTSLSIGLLGLSSLFNDVAFYWVVLIFILQRGPIAPLSEEITDPENKYVALGVLVLILGLLVCLPYPFPFNYDSINTNF, translated from the exons atgaatttagcaGCAAGTTTCCGCGGGAACTTTGGTGTCTTATCTCAATGTAGCTCTTGCTGCGATCTTCGGTTTCAGCCATTGTTGTCGTCTTCGAGCTTTGCTAAGTCGCAACGGTGTCGTTTAAGGAGCTTGAAGTTTTCTCGCGTCCCTAG ATTTTTCAGGAAAAGAGAGATGTTTTGTAGAGTGACTGAAACAGAAACTGGACCAGATAGTAATAATGATGag GAGGAAGATAAGCATGAAAGTGGAGAAAAGCCGGCAACAACTGATTCTGTAGAGGAAAAAGATTCCCAGATTGATTTGCAGCCCATAAATGTTcaacaaataaacaataatgATGCAGAAACTACAGCTCAAGGTGCTGTGCAG GAGGATGACGCTATTGAAGTTACTAGTGGATCGCCTCTGCCAGGTGTGAAG CCACAACAACTGGATGAATCAATGAGGATTCCAAAGGAAACCATTGACATTCTTAAGGATCAAGTATTTGCATTTGATACGTTCTTTGTAACGAGCCAGGAACCTTATGAG GGTGGAGTATTGTTCAAAGGAAATCTTCGGGGACAAGCTGCTAGAAGTTATGAAAAGATATCTACTAGGATGCAG AACAAATTTGACGATGAATATAAGCTTTTCCTTCTTATCAATCCAGAAGATGACAAACCAGTGGCAGTTGTTGTCCCGAAAACAACTTTGCAACCCGAGACAACTG CTGTCCCTGAGTGGTTGGCAGCTGGGGCTTTTGGTCTGGTTACAGTGTTTACCTTACTTCTTCGGAATGTGCCTGCATTGCAGTCCAACTTATT ATCAACATTTGACAACCTCAACTTGTTATCGAATGGTCTACCTGGAGCCTTTTTTACTGCACTTCTTCTGGGGGTACATGAATTGGGCCACATCTTAGTAGCAAAGAGCACAGGAGTTAAGCTTGGTGTTCCTTTCTTTGTTCCAAGTTGGCAG ATAGGCTCTTTTGGTGCCATAACAAGGATAAAAAATATCGTACCCAATCGTGAAGACCTTCTCAAGGTTGCAGCAGCTGGACCTTTAGCTGGTTTTTCTTTGGGTTTTGTTCTATTCCTTCTAGGTTTCATCTTGCCACCTAGCGATGGTATTGGAGTTGTTGTTGATGCTTCTGTGTTTCATGAATCATTTCTTGCTGGTGGTGTAG CAAAGCTGCTTCTAGGTGATGTACTGAAGGAAGGCACACCTATATCGGTCAACCCACTTGTAATTTGGGCATGGGCTGGGCTACTCATTAATGCCATCAACAGCATTCCTGCAGGGGAGCTAGATGGGGGCCGGATCTCCTTTGCAATATGGGGAAGAAAG GCTTCAGCTCGCTTCACTTCACTCTCCATTGGACTGCTAGGACTGTCTTCATTGTTCAATGACGTGGCATTTTACTGGGTGGTTCTCATATTCATCTTGCAAAGAGGGCCCATTGCACCACTGTCGGAGGAAATCACTGATCCTGAGAACAAGTATGTTGCACTTGGAGTTTTAGTTTTGATATTGGGATTGCTTGTTTGCTTACCATATCCGTTCCCTTTCAATTATGACTCCATTAATACAAACTTTTAG